One stretch of Prunus persica cultivar Lovell chromosome G1, Prunus_persica_NCBIv2, whole genome shotgun sequence DNA includes these proteins:
- the LOC18788209 gene encoding aluminum-activated malate transporter 4 isoform X2 encodes MSEGLFNFVIGWTFMFAPLLFTDRKRDRYKGSLDVLWGFQMFLTNTFLIPYMAIRLNEAESDYTPSKRSQLGSVLTNGAPIVGLLGGVICLISALWALFGRMDGNFGSISDRWEFLISYLGSERLAYAFIWDIGLYTVFQPWLIGENLQNVQSSKIDQASSIHPRTKTAVQEMVPRHENVKLRLFISGQQDNVQTERQGNEVSPLFSKGFKADEYEKAESRCTFFNLMKYWKDSLDFASKAWEMGRSDPRKVIFAIKMGLALSIVSLLIFWKKSYHDIGQYSIWAILTVIVMFEFSIGGTFIKGFNRGLGTLFAGILAFCFAELSLLAANLEEVVIVMSIFIVGFFASYLKLYPTMKPYEYGFRVFVLTYCILMVAGNRTREYNEAVATRLVLIAVGAAVCLVVNICIYPIWSGEDLHNLVVKNFKGVAASLEGCVNGYLKCTEYERIPSKILTYQAADDPLYKGYRSVVESTSQEETLLGFAIWEPPHGRYRMLKYPWINFVKLSGALRHCAFMVMALHGCILSEIQAPAEKRQVFCSELQRVGAEGAKVLRELGKKVEKMEKLGPGDILKDVHEAAEHLQKKIDQKSYLLVNSERWEIGRRPKELEDDPQRLLDAKEHDNMQLGFKSLSETVLDLRPVTKACTPCAPQSASSDNMFRDQASWPLPLSFGGHGVINEDDCRTYESASALSLATFASLLIELVARLQNVVDTFQELGEKADFKVPVLNAPPTKKSVIWPW; translated from the exons ATGTCAGAAGGGCTATTCAACTTCGTAATTGGGTGGACATTCATGTTTGCTCCTTTGCTGTTCACGGATCGTAAGAGGGACAGATACAAGGGGTCTTTAGACGTCTTATGGGGCTTTCAGATGTTTCTTACAAATA CTTTTTTAATACCTTACATGGCTATTCGGCTAAATGAGGCTGAGTCAGACTACACTCCGAGCAAGCGGTCACAACTTGGGTCTGTGCTGACCAATGGTGCTCCCATTGTCGGACTTCTTGGTGGAGTGATATGTCTGATATCTGCATTGTGGGCTCTTTTTGGCCGGATGGACGGCAACTTTGGGAGCATTTCAGACAGATGGGAGTTCTTGATCAGTTATCTAGGATCAGAGAGGCTGGCTTATGCATTCATTTGGGATATTGGTCTTTACACTGTCTTCCAGCCTTGGTTGATTGGTGAAAATCTTCAAAATGTTCAGAGCAGTAAGATTG ATCAGGCTTCCTCTATTCATCCCAGGACAAAGACAGCAGTGCAAGAAATGGTACCACGACATGAAAATGTGAAGCTTCGTCTATTCATCTCAGGACAACAAGACAATGTACAAACAGAAAGACAGGGGAATGAAGTTTCCCCTCTATTCTCTAAAGG CTTCAAAGCAGATGAGTATGAAAAAGCAGAAAGCAGATGCacatttttcaatttgatGAAGTATTGGAAAGATTCACTAGACTTTGCTAGTAAAGCATGGGAAATGGGCCGCTCTGATCCCAGGAAAGTCATCTTTGCAATAAAAATGGGACTGGCTTTGTCCATTGTTTCTCTGCtaatattttggaaaaaatcATATCATGACATTGGTCAGTACTCAATCTGGGCTATCCTCACGGTCATTGTGATGTTCGAGTTTAGCATAG GAGGGACTTTCATTAAGGGATTCAATCGTGGGTTGGGAACATTGTTTGCTGGAATACTTGCCTTCTGCTTTGCTGAGCTATCTTTGCTGGCTGCAAACTTGGAAGAAGTTGTAATTGTTATGAGCATTTTCATCGTTG GATTTTTCGCATCTTACTTGAAGCTGTACCCAACAATGAAGCCCTACGAGTACGGCTTTCGGGTTTTTGTGTTGACATATTGTATCCTCATGGTTGCTGGGAACAGAACAAGGGAATATAATGAGGCAGTTGCGACTCGATTGGTGCTTATTGCAGTGGGTGCTGctgtttgtttggttgtgAATATATGCATATACCCCATATGGTCAGGAGAGGATCTGCATAACTTGGTAGTGAAAAATTTCAAGGGAGTTGCGGCTTCATTAGAGG GCTGTGTTAATGGGTACTTAAAGTGTACTGAATATGAGAGGATCCCATCAAAAATTCTTACATACCAAGCTGCAGATGATCCGCTATACAAGGGCTACCGATCCGTGGTAGAATCTACGAGCCAAGAAGAAACTCTG TTGGGCTTTGCAATCTGGGAACCACCTCATGGGCGTTACAGAATGTTGAAATATCCTTGGATAAATTTTGTCAAACTAAGTGGTGCACTGAGGCATTGTGCATTTATGGTTATGGCTCTACATGGATGCATTCTTTCCGAAATACAG GCCCCAGCAGAAAAGAGGCAGGTCTTTTGTAGCGAGCTCCAGCGGGTAGGAGCAGAAGGTGCAAAAGTCTTGCGAgaacttggaaagaaagtAGAGAAGATGGAAAAGCTAGGCCCTGGCGACATACTCAAAGATGTGCACGAGGCAGCGGAGCATTTACAGAAGAAGATAGACCAAAAATCGTACCTTCTGGTCAACTCAGAGAGGTGGGAAATTGGAAGACGGCCTAAAGAGCTAGAAGACGACCCTCAAAGGCTTTTGGATGCTaaggaacatgataatatgcaATTGGGTTTTAAGTCCTTAAGTGAAACTGTGCTTGACCTGAGGCCAGTTACAAAAGCATGCACACCTTGTGCACCACAAAGTGCTTCATCAGACAACATGTTTAGGGATCAAGCATCTTGGCCCTTGCCTCTCTCATTTGGTGGCCATGGAGTCATTAATGAAGATGATTGCAGAACATACGAAAGCGCAAGCGCCCTGTCCTTGGCCACATTTGCATCGCTTCTGATCGAGCTTGTTGCCCGGCTCCAAAATGTGGTTGACACCTTCCAAGAACTTGGGGAGAAAGCAGACTTTAAGGTGCCGGTTCTTAATGCACCGCCTACAAAGAAATCTGTGATTTGGCCATGGTAG
- the LOC18788209 gene encoding aluminum-activated malate transporter 4 isoform X1, with protein MPRNAVSFSETMAIISSTTSQPLLCTNRTIFSTKPSFSPRPKTHFCTQRPVFAALDLQKWPSQQSPATHKRDSKLKTLVCRAARRKPTTTVQQENDSSERLLQIVLWVAEAVYILWLFLLPYAPGDPVWAISSDTVNSLVGLSLNFFFILPLLNSVTAGLINAPVLHPMSEGLFNFVIGWTFMFAPLLFTDRKRDRYKGSLDVLWGFQMFLTNTFLIPYMAIRLNEAESDYTPSKRSQLGSVLTNGAPIVGLLGGVICLISALWALFGRMDGNFGSISDRWEFLISYLGSERLAYAFIWDIGLYTVFQPWLIGENLQNVQSSKIDQASSIHPRTKTAVQEMVPRHENVKLRLFISGQQDNVQTERQGNEVSPLFSKGFKADEYEKAESRCTFFNLMKYWKDSLDFASKAWEMGRSDPRKVIFAIKMGLALSIVSLLIFWKKSYHDIGQYSIWAILTVIVMFEFSIGGTFIKGFNRGLGTLFAGILAFCFAELSLLAANLEEVVIVMSIFIVGFFASYLKLYPTMKPYEYGFRVFVLTYCILMVAGNRTREYNEAVATRLVLIAVGAAVCLVVNICIYPIWSGEDLHNLVVKNFKGVAASLEGCVNGYLKCTEYERIPSKILTYQAADDPLYKGYRSVVESTSQEETLLGFAIWEPPHGRYRMLKYPWINFVKLSGALRHCAFMVMALHGCILSEIQAPAEKRQVFCSELQRVGAEGAKVLRELGKKVEKMEKLGPGDILKDVHEAAEHLQKKIDQKSYLLVNSERWEIGRRPKELEDDPQRLLDAKEHDNMQLGFKSLSETVLDLRPVTKACTPCAPQSASSDNMFRDQASWPLPLSFGGHGVINEDDCRTYESASALSLATFASLLIELVARLQNVVDTFQELGEKADFKVPVLNAPPTKKSVIWPW; from the exons ATGCCACGCAATGCCGTTTCGTTCTCAGAAACGATGGCCATCATCAGCAGCACAACATCTCAGCCTCTGCTCTGCACCAACCGCACCATTTTCTCAACCAAACCCTCCTTCAGCCCTCGTCCCAAGACCCATTTTTGCACACAAAGGCCAGTTTTTGCGGCACTGGACCTCCAAAAGTGGCCTTCACAACAATCACCCGCAACCCACAAAAGGGACTCTAAATTGAAAACACTTGTGTGCCGCGCGGCTCGTCGAAAACCCACAACCACTGTTCAACAGGAGAATGATAGCTCAGAGAGACTGCTTCAGATTGTTCTGTGGGTTGCTGAGGCAGTCTACATTTTGTGGCTTTTTCTCCTTCCTTATGCTCCC GGAGACCCAGTGTGGGCTATAAGTTCTGATACAGTGAATTCTCTTGTGGGGCTCTCTCTGaatttcttctttatcttgCCTCTTTTGAACTCTG TTACTGCTGGTTTGATTAATGCCCCAGTTCTTCACCCG ATGTCAGAAGGGCTATTCAACTTCGTAATTGGGTGGACATTCATGTTTGCTCCTTTGCTGTTCACGGATCGTAAGAGGGACAGATACAAGGGGTCTTTAGACGTCTTATGGGGCTTTCAGATGTTTCTTACAAATA CTTTTTTAATACCTTACATGGCTATTCGGCTAAATGAGGCTGAGTCAGACTACACTCCGAGCAAGCGGTCACAACTTGGGTCTGTGCTGACCAATGGTGCTCCCATTGTCGGACTTCTTGGTGGAGTGATATGTCTGATATCTGCATTGTGGGCTCTTTTTGGCCGGATGGACGGCAACTTTGGGAGCATTTCAGACAGATGGGAGTTCTTGATCAGTTATCTAGGATCAGAGAGGCTGGCTTATGCATTCATTTGGGATATTGGTCTTTACACTGTCTTCCAGCCTTGGTTGATTGGTGAAAATCTTCAAAATGTTCAGAGCAGTAAGATTG ATCAGGCTTCCTCTATTCATCCCAGGACAAAGACAGCAGTGCAAGAAATGGTACCACGACATGAAAATGTGAAGCTTCGTCTATTCATCTCAGGACAACAAGACAATGTACAAACAGAAAGACAGGGGAATGAAGTTTCCCCTCTATTCTCTAAAGG CTTCAAAGCAGATGAGTATGAAAAAGCAGAAAGCAGATGCacatttttcaatttgatGAAGTATTGGAAAGATTCACTAGACTTTGCTAGTAAAGCATGGGAAATGGGCCGCTCTGATCCCAGGAAAGTCATCTTTGCAATAAAAATGGGACTGGCTTTGTCCATTGTTTCTCTGCtaatattttggaaaaaatcATATCATGACATTGGTCAGTACTCAATCTGGGCTATCCTCACGGTCATTGTGATGTTCGAGTTTAGCATAG GAGGGACTTTCATTAAGGGATTCAATCGTGGGTTGGGAACATTGTTTGCTGGAATACTTGCCTTCTGCTTTGCTGAGCTATCTTTGCTGGCTGCAAACTTGGAAGAAGTTGTAATTGTTATGAGCATTTTCATCGTTG GATTTTTCGCATCTTACTTGAAGCTGTACCCAACAATGAAGCCCTACGAGTACGGCTTTCGGGTTTTTGTGTTGACATATTGTATCCTCATGGTTGCTGGGAACAGAACAAGGGAATATAATGAGGCAGTTGCGACTCGATTGGTGCTTATTGCAGTGGGTGCTGctgtttgtttggttgtgAATATATGCATATACCCCATATGGTCAGGAGAGGATCTGCATAACTTGGTAGTGAAAAATTTCAAGGGAGTTGCGGCTTCATTAGAGG GCTGTGTTAATGGGTACTTAAAGTGTACTGAATATGAGAGGATCCCATCAAAAATTCTTACATACCAAGCTGCAGATGATCCGCTATACAAGGGCTACCGATCCGTGGTAGAATCTACGAGCCAAGAAGAAACTCTG TTGGGCTTTGCAATCTGGGAACCACCTCATGGGCGTTACAGAATGTTGAAATATCCTTGGATAAATTTTGTCAAACTAAGTGGTGCACTGAGGCATTGTGCATTTATGGTTATGGCTCTACATGGATGCATTCTTTCCGAAATACAG GCCCCAGCAGAAAAGAGGCAGGTCTTTTGTAGCGAGCTCCAGCGGGTAGGAGCAGAAGGTGCAAAAGTCTTGCGAgaacttggaaagaaagtAGAGAAGATGGAAAAGCTAGGCCCTGGCGACATACTCAAAGATGTGCACGAGGCAGCGGAGCATTTACAGAAGAAGATAGACCAAAAATCGTACCTTCTGGTCAACTCAGAGAGGTGGGAAATTGGAAGACGGCCTAAAGAGCTAGAAGACGACCCTCAAAGGCTTTTGGATGCTaaggaacatgataatatgcaATTGGGTTTTAAGTCCTTAAGTGAAACTGTGCTTGACCTGAGGCCAGTTACAAAAGCATGCACACCTTGTGCACCACAAAGTGCTTCATCAGACAACATGTTTAGGGATCAAGCATCTTGGCCCTTGCCTCTCTCATTTGGTGGCCATGGAGTCATTAATGAAGATGATTGCAGAACATACGAAAGCGCAAGCGCCCTGTCCTTGGCCACATTTGCATCGCTTCTGATCGAGCTTGTTGCCCGGCTCCAAAATGTGGTTGACACCTTCCAAGAACTTGGGGAGAAAGCAGACTTTAAGGTGCCGGTTCTTAATGCACCGCCTACAAAGAAATCTGTGATTTGGCCATGGTAG
- the LOC18788741 gene encoding homologous-pairing protein 2 homolog, whose amino-acid sequence MAPKSDSTDAIVLRYLNEQNRPLNSQNVADALQKYNLKKAAIQKALDTLADNGKISFKEYGKQKVYLARQDQLDIPNSEELSRMKQENEKLQEQLGEQKRSISEVEGEIKALQSNLTLEQIREKEAKLTNEVNEMEDRLEKLRGGVTLVKPEDRKAVEQMVYEKISQWRKRKRMFKDLWDSITENSPKDVKEFKEEIGLEYDEDVGVSLQSYCDLLQRGKKRSSGDLQQQCAKRPPLQ is encoded by the exons ATGGCTCCCAAATCCGATAGCACCGACG CTATCGTTCTCAGATACTTGAATGAG CAAAATAGGCCACTGAATTCTCAAAATGTGGCGGATGCATTACAAAAATACAACCTCAAAAAGGCAGCCATACAAAAAGCTCTGGATACTCTTGCTGATAATGGGAAGATTTCATTCAAGGAGTATGGTAAGCAGAAGGTATACCTTGCTCGGCAAGACCAACTTGACATTCCAAACAGTGAGGAGCTCAGCCGGATGaagcaagaaaatgaaaaactgcAAGAACAGTTGGGTGAACAAAAGAGATCGATTAGCGAGGTTGAGGGAG AAATTAAAGCTTTGCAGTCAAATTTGACCCTGGAACAAATAAGGGAGAAAGAAGCCAAACTGACAAATGAG GTTAATGAAATGGAGGACAGATTGGAAAAATTGCGTGGAGGAGTTACCTTGGTCAAGCCAGAAGACCGCAAGGCAGTTGAGCAAATGGTCTATGAGAAAATAAGTCAATGGAGAAAGCGCAAAAGGATGTTCAAAGATCTGTGGGATTCTATTACTGAGAATTCACCTAAAGATGTCAAGGAATTTAAG GAGGAGATCGGGCTTGAATATGATGAAGATGTTGGTGTGAGTTTGCAGTCATATTGTGACCTGCTACAACGTGGCAAGAAGCGATCATCTGGTGACCTGCAACAACAGTGTGCAAAGCGGCCTCCACTCCAGTGa
- the LOC18790238 gene encoding suppressor protein SRP40 yields the protein MGRKLDALLGRTYKTSKLKPLLNLALSRLAVLKNLRQVKFSQARSDVLQLLQLGHHERALLRVEQVIKEQNMLDVLVMIERYCNLVIERVHLIEQERVCPDELREATSSLLYAASRCGDFPELQEIRTVLTYRFGKEFAARAIEVRNNCGVNLTMMQKLSTRMPVLEIRVKVLKEIAAENSIVLQLEETTSVSTEEKLDVNKNQNQAAPNPPASSSGTASADNLQAFSQETEKDDRFSGSLKNRKYKDVADAAQAAFESAAYAAAAARAAVELSRSESHDPDDQNSPGSKRGRLSDRYESFKSESESQNEQNRGEELKRSTTSSSLDSDGDAIVHASLSGKDIAFDESESDNEQSAMPSSHKQIPSRFQSGLKVESAHAAGGSGRQSPPRLNIEKAPFSLRTRGVRGY from the exons ATGGGAAGAAAGCTCGATGCTTTGCTCGGAAGGACTTACAAGACCTCCAAGCTCAAACCACTTTTGAATCTTGCTCTGTCTCGCCTTGCTGTCCTCAAGAACCTGCGCCAGGTCAAGTTCTCCCAAGCCCGCTCTGATGTTCTTCAGCTCCTCCAACTTGGTCACCATGAACGAGCTCTTCTTCGG GTGGAGCAGGTGATTAAGGAGCAGAATATGTTGGATGTGCTTGTCATGATAGAGCGTTACTGCAATCTCGTGATTGAAAGGGTTCACCTCATTGAACAAGAAAG AGTATGTCCTGATGAACTGAGGGAGGCAACGTCGAGTTTGCTTTATGCGGCTTCAAGATGTGGGGATTTCCCAGAGCTTCAAGAGATTCGTACGGTTCTCACCTATCGTTTTGGCAAGGAATTTGCTGCTCGTGCCATTGAAGTGCGCAACAATTGTGGAGTCAACCTTACG ATGATGCAAAAACTGTCAACTAGGATGCCAGTTTTGGAGATCAGAGTGAAGGTGCTCAAAGAAATTGCTGCAGAGAACAGCATTGTTCTGCAGCTGGAGGAAACTACTTCTGTTTCCACTGAG GAGAAGTTGGATGTGAACAAGAATCAAAACCAGGCTGCACCAAACCCACCGGCCAGTTCAAGTGGCACGGCATCAGCGGATAATTTGCAGGCTTTCTCTCAAGAGACAGAAAAAGATGATAGGTTCTCTGGTTCACTTAAGAACAGGAAATACAAGGATGTAGCTGATGCTGCTCAAGCAGCTTTCGAGTCTGCAGCTTATGCGGCAGCAGCTGCAAGAGCAGCAGTGGAACTGTCTAGGTCTGAATCTCATGATCCTGATGATCAAAATAGTCCCGGTAGTAAACGAGGAAGGTTATCTGACAGATATGAGTCCTTTAAAAGTGAATCTGAATCACAAAATGAGCAAAATCGAGGTGAAGAATTGAAGAGGTCAACAACTTCTTCAAGTTTAGATTCAGATGGAGATGCCATAGTCCATGCCAGTCTTTCAGGGAAGGATATAGCGTTTGATGAGAGTGAGAGTGACAATGAACAAAGTGCCATGCCCTCATCTCATAAGCAAATTCCTTCAAGGTTTCAATCTGGGCTGAAGGTTGAGTCAGCACATGCTGCTGGAGGGTCTGGAAGGCAAAGCCCACCAAGATTGAACATAGAGAAGGCACCATTCTCTCTGAGGACAAGAGGGGTGCGTGGGTACTGA